The genomic segment CCGGGTCCGCGGGGACCGCCGGGGGAACCGGGCCGGCCGGGCCCGCCGGGACCTCCGGGGCCGGGCCCAGGCGGGTACATCCCGTCCTTCTACAGCCCCAAAATCGCTTTTTACGCCGGCCTGAGGAAACCTCACGAAGGTTACGAGGTTCTGCGCTTCGACGACGTCGTGACCAACGTGGGCAACTACTACGAGCCCTCGAGCGGCAAATTCACGTGCCCCCTGCCCGGCATTTATTTCTTCACCTACCACGTCCTGATGCGCGGCGGGGACGGCACCAGCATGTGGGCCGACCTGATGAAGAACGGGCAGGTAACGGGAACCTCCCCCCGAGACCCCCGGCAGGGCCCCCGGAACGGATCGCGACCCCCGGATTTCATCCCGGGATTTCTCCCCCTGGATTTCATCCCCCGGATTTCATCCCGGGTTTTCATCCCTTGGATCGCACCCCCCCGATTTCATCCCGGGATTTCATCCCTCGGATTTCATCCCGGGATTTCGCCCCCTGGATTTCATCCCGGAATTTCATCCCCCCGATTTCATCCCGGGATTTCATCCCCCGGTTTGCACCCCCCGGATTTCATCCCGGGATTTCATCCCTCGGATCGCGACCCCCGGATTTCATCCCCCGGTTCTCATCCCCCGGTTTGCACCTCCTGGATTTAATCCCGGAATTTCATCCCTCGGATTTCATCCCGGGATTTCGCCCCCTGGATTTCATCCCGGGTTTTCATCCCCGGGATTTCACCCCCCCGGATTTCATCCCCCGGTTCTCATCCCCCGGTTTGCACCTCCTGGATTTAATCCCGGAATTTCATCCCTCGGATTTCACCCCCCGGATTTCATCCCGGGATTTCACCCCTAGTTTTCACCCCC from the Parus major isolate Abel unplaced genomic scaffold, Parus_major1.1 Scaffold2037, whole genome shotgun sequence genome contains:
- the LOC107199674 gene encoding complement C1q-like protein 4 yields the protein GPRGPPGEPGRPGPPGPPGPGPGGYIPSFYSPKIAFYAGLRKPHEGYEVLRFDDVVTNVGNYYEPSSGKFTCPLPGIYFFTYHVLMRGGDGTSMWADLMKNGQ